One window from the genome of Bremerella cremea encodes:
- a CDS encoding histone deacetylase family protein, with protein sequence MSNLLYYHDRFLKHLTGSCHPEVPVRLTTAKDHLLACGIWDQWQHPDFSAANEEQLELVHDPGLIKYLRDMTSHGGGQIDEDTFASADSYKVALLTAGAASDATRQVISGKAKRAFCLSRPPGHHATRDQAMGFCLFNNVAVAAATAIEELELSRVLIVDWDVHHGNGTQDIFWRSENVGFFSMHRYPFYPDSGDRDARGEGPGLGYTLNLPITYGTDRQTILNEFAHRLQDFADKVRPELVLISAGFDAHKDDPVGDLGLEAEDFLATTQTVKEIADTWSHGRIVSLLEGGYNPPRLAECIEMHLRELKDDA encoded by the coding sequence ATGTCCAATCTACTTTATTATCACGACCGCTTTCTGAAGCACTTAACAGGATCTTGCCACCCAGAGGTACCGGTTAGATTGACCACGGCCAAAGATCACTTGCTGGCTTGTGGGATCTGGGATCAGTGGCAACATCCCGACTTCTCTGCGGCAAACGAAGAACAATTAGAGTTGGTACACGACCCAGGGTTGATTAAGTATTTGCGTGACATGACCTCCCACGGAGGGGGGCAAATCGACGAAGATACGTTCGCCTCAGCCGATTCCTACAAGGTAGCGTTACTTACCGCTGGTGCGGCCAGCGATGCGACTCGACAAGTGATCAGCGGGAAAGCGAAGCGTGCTTTTTGCCTTTCTCGCCCCCCTGGGCATCACGCAACACGTGATCAGGCGATGGGTTTCTGTCTGTTTAACAATGTCGCGGTGGCAGCGGCTACGGCGATTGAGGAACTAGAGCTTAGCCGGGTGTTGATCGTCGATTGGGACGTGCATCATGGCAACGGAACCCAGGACATATTCTGGCGAAGCGAAAACGTCGGTTTTTTCTCGATGCACCGGTACCCATTTTATCCTGATAGCGGTGATCGTGATGCGCGTGGCGAGGGGCCTGGGTTGGGATATACGCTCAATTTACCGATCACCTACGGAACCGATCGCCAGACGATTTTGAACGAGTTTGCCCACCGCTTACAGGATTTCGCGGATAAAGTTCGCCCTGAACTGGTACTGATCAGTGCTGGGTTCGACGCCCACAAGGATGACCCTGTCGGAGATCTCGGCTTAGAGGCGGAGGATTTTCTGGCCACGACTCAAACCGTCAAGGAAATAGCCGACACGTGGAGTCACGGGCGAATTGTCAGCCTGTTAGAAGGTGGCTATAACCCGCCAAGGTTGGCAGAGTGCATCGAAATGCACTTACGTGAACTTAAGGACGATGCATAG